A genome region from Dysgonomonadaceae bacterium PH5-43 includes the following:
- a CDS encoding hypothetical protein (product_source=Hypo-rule applied; cleavage_site_network=SignalP-noTM; pfam=PF14289), whose product MKTILNFVVFITLIGLMASCADKNQFVMSGSVRDRDLNGETIYIYRWDNDDNIEMDSAVINNNKFEIKGLREEPAIFYAYIDAKEVYFPLALGIPVLIKPGKITFEIIGNDAIIGGNAENESYQRLLDKQIPMTEMTEKLNEEFNASTDSAERDSLEVEYNKIVEESNKMITEYLYANIINPFGQNLFLDQYYILSKEQIEELLSIAGEPFVSDPIVKDIIAIMAEPNTSDVQED is encoded by the coding sequence ATGAAGACTATATTAAACTTTGTAGTGTTTATAACTTTGATTGGTTTGATGGCTTCGTGTGCCGATAAAAATCAATTTGTAATGAGTGGGTCTGTAAGAGATCGCGACTTAAACGGCGAAACCATTTACATTTATCGATGGGATAATGATGATAATATAGAAATGGATTCGGCAGTTATCAATAATAATAAATTTGAAATAAAAGGACTAAGAGAAGAACCTGCTATTTTTTATGCTTATATAGATGCTAAAGAAGTTTATTTTCCTTTGGCATTAGGAATACCAGTGCTTATTAAACCGGGTAAAATAACTTTTGAGATAATAGGTAATGATGCTATTATAGGTGGTAATGCCGAAAACGAAAGCTATCAACGGTTGTTAGATAAACAAATTCCGATGACGGAAATGACAGAAAAGTTAAATGAAGAATTCAATGCGTCTACCGATTCGGCAGAGAGAGATAGCCTTGAAGTTGAATACAATAAAATAGTGGAGGAGTCGAACAAGATGATAACTGAATATCTCTACGCAAATATTATTAATCCTTTTGGTCAGAATCTTTTTTTAGATCAATATTATATTCTTAGCAAAGAGCAGATAGAAGAATTGTTAAGTATTGCAGGAGAGCCTTTTGTTTCAGACCCAATAGTAAAAGATATTATTGCTATTATGGCAGAACCTAATACCTCTGATGTTCAAGAAGACTAA
- a CDS encoding CBS domain containing-hemolysin-like protein (product_source=COG1253; cath_funfam=3.10.580.10; cog=COG1253; pfam=PF00571,PF01595; smart=SM00116; superfamily=54631; transmembrane_helix_parts=Inside_1_6,TMhelix_7_29,Outside_30_88,TMhelix_89_108,Inside_109_119,TMhelix_120_142,Outside_143_338) encodes MVATMILYFILAIGVSFLCSIMEAVLLTTPISYVNMKVDAGDKLAKLFLKLKSNSEGPITAILTLNTIAHTIGSAGVGAEAAEVFGKEYLGVISGILTFMILVFSEILPKNIGVYYWKKLIGFSAITIQTMNIISYPVVWLSKFLTKLIAPKTKEASVSREEVTSLVNMGEKEGVFKTSENRIINNLIHFEEKKVRDIMTPRTVVVSVDGDFPIKDFPIKETYSRIPVYEGSSDNITGYVLRSDILQFLAEDKFTEKISSIKRDILIFTEVLAVPTALEKFLLEKEHIAIVVNEYGTFEGVVTLEDVIETLLGQEILDEEDSVADLQELARRRNTLKQ; translated from the coding sequence ATGGTCGCTACAATGATTTTATACTTCATACTTGCTATTGGAGTCTCTTTTTTGTGTTCAATAATGGAAGCTGTGTTATTAACCACTCCTATTTCTTACGTAAATATGAAGGTTGACGCAGGAGATAAACTTGCCAAGCTATTTCTGAAACTTAAATCAAATTCCGAAGGACCTATAACAGCAATACTTACCCTTAACACTATAGCCCACACAATTGGTTCTGCAGGCGTTGGAGCCGAAGCTGCCGAAGTTTTTGGCAAAGAATATCTTGGAGTAATTTCAGGGATACTAACATTTATGATATTAGTGTTTTCGGAGATTTTACCAAAAAACATAGGCGTTTATTATTGGAAAAAGCTTATAGGTTTCTCAGCTATAACCATTCAGACTATGAATATAATAAGCTATCCTGTTGTATGGTTATCGAAGTTTCTTACTAAACTTATTGCTCCTAAAACAAAAGAAGCAAGCGTAAGTCGCGAAGAAGTTACATCATTAGTTAATATGGGAGAAAAAGAAGGAGTATTTAAGACCAGTGAAAACAGAATAATTAATAACCTCATACATTTTGAAGAGAAAAAAGTTAGAGATATTATGACTCCTCGCACTGTTGTTGTAAGCGTAGATGGAGATTTCCCGATAAAAGATTTCCCGATAAAAGAAACTTATTCACGAATACCCGTATACGAAGGTTCGTCTGACAATATCACAGGCTATGTACTTCGCAGCGATATACTCCAATTTCTTGCTGAAGATAAATTTACGGAGAAAATATCTTCTATAAAAAGAGACATTCTAATATTCACCGAAGTACTTGCGGTACCTACTGCTCTTGAAAAATTTTTATTAGAGAAAGAACATATAGCGATAGTGGTAAACGAATATGGAACTTTCGAAGGAGTAGTTACACTTGAAGACGTTATAGAAACCCTGCTCGGTCAAGAGATACTCGATGAAGAAGATAGCGTTGCTGATTTGCAAGAACTTGCCCGCAGACGTAACACATTGAAACAATAG
- a CDS encoding tryptophan synthase beta chain (product_source=KO:K06001; cath_funfam=3.40.50.1100; cog=COG1350; ko=KO:K06001; pfam=PF00291; superfamily=53686; tigrfam=TIGR01415) has protein sequence MSTKKILLGENDIPTSWYNIVADMQNKPLPPLNPQTKEVLKPEDLEPIFAKELIRQELTQEKWIEIPEEVRELYKIWRPTPLVRATGLEKALDTPAHIYFKNESVSPIGSHKLNSALPQAFYNKVEGIKKLTTETGAGQWGAALSFACSVFGLDLEVYMVKVSYNQKPYRRIMMQTWGADVIASPSNLTEAGRQILAKDPNNSGSLGMAISEAVEKAVLDPNAHYTLGSVLNHVILHQTVIGLESEKQMEIAGEYPDIVIGCFGGGSNFSGIAFPFLRHKLTDGKDIRIIAAEPASCPKLSRGKFEYDYGDTVGLTPLLPMYTLGHDFQPADIHAGGLRYHGAGTIVSQLHKDGFVEAADIPQLESFEAGQLFANTEGIIPAPESTHAIAGAIREALKAKEEGVQKNILFCLSGHGMIDMASYDQYISGGMKNYQLSDEEIAKTVNSLENLVK, from the coding sequence AGAGAATGATATACCAACATCTTGGTATAATATTGTTGCAGATATGCAAAATAAACCTCTACCTCCTCTCAACCCTCAAACAAAAGAAGTGCTTAAGCCAGAAGACCTTGAACCAATATTCGCTAAAGAACTAATAAGACAAGAGTTAACTCAAGAAAAATGGATTGAGATACCCGAAGAAGTAAGAGAGCTATATAAAATATGGAGACCTACTCCTTTGGTGCGTGCTACAGGTTTAGAAAAAGCTTTAGACACGCCAGCTCATATATACTTTAAAAACGAAAGTGTTAGTCCTATAGGTTCGCATAAACTTAATTCGGCACTGCCTCAGGCTTTCTACAATAAAGTGGAAGGTATTAAGAAACTGACTACTGAAACTGGAGCTGGTCAGTGGGGAGCTGCATTGTCGTTTGCGTGTAGTGTTTTTGGATTAGACTTAGAAGTTTATATGGTGAAGGTAAGCTACAATCAGAAACCTTATCGTCGTATAATGATGCAGACTTGGGGGGCTGATGTTATTGCGTCACCAAGTAATCTAACAGAAGCTGGTCGTCAGATATTAGCAAAAGACCCCAATAACTCAGGAAGTTTAGGAATGGCTATTTCCGAAGCAGTAGAAAAAGCGGTATTAGACCCTAATGCTCACTATACTTTGGGAAGTGTTCTAAACCACGTTATACTACATCAAACAGTTATAGGATTAGAATCAGAAAAACAGATGGAGATAGCAGGTGAATACCCTGATATTGTTATCGGTTGTTTTGGCGGTGGTTCTAATTTCTCAGGAATTGCATTTCCTTTCTTGCGCCATAAACTAACAGATGGTAAAGATATTCGTATTATAGCAGCCGAACCTGCAAGTTGTCCGAAACTTAGCAGAGGTAAATTTGAATACGATTATGGAGATACTGTAGGTTTAACTCCTCTTCTTCCTATGTATACCTTAGGACACGATTTTCAACCTGCCGACATACACGCTGGAGGTTTACGTTATCATGGAGCGGGCACTATAGTTAGTCAACTTCATAAAGATGGATTTGTTGAGGCGGCTGATATTCCTCAATTGGAATCGTTCGAGGCGGGACAATTATTTGCAAATACAGAGGGCATTATTCCTGCGCCGGAATCTACTCATGCTATAGCAGGAGCAATACGTGAAGCTTTGAAAGCTAAAGAAGAAGGTGTGCAAAAAAATATCTTATTCTGTCTTTCAGGACACGGTATGATTGATATGGCATCTTACGATCAGTATATTTCAGGCGGTATGAAGAATTATCAGTTGTCTGACGAGGAAATCGCAAAAACAGTAAACTCTCTTGAGAACTTAGTGAAATAA